One genomic region from Jiangella sp. DSM 45060 encodes:
- the nucS gene encoding endonuclease NucS: MRIVIARCQVDYAGRLTAHLPLATRVIMVKADGSVLVHSDGGSYKPLNWMSPPCTLTVRDPEPDEDGVAAVWTVQNGKTDDRLVISLHEVLHDSNHDLGVDPGLVKDGVEAHLQVLLAEQVETFGSGWRLVRREYPTPIGPVDLLCRDEQGVAVAVEVKRRGEIDGVEQLTRYLDLLNRDPLLAPVRGVFAAQEIKPQARTLAVDRGITCLTVDYDALRGVDDPTSRLF, from the coding sequence GTGAGGATCGTCATCGCGCGCTGCCAGGTCGACTACGCCGGCCGGCTGACCGCCCACCTCCCGCTCGCGACCCGCGTCATCATGGTGAAGGCCGACGGCAGCGTGCTGGTCCACTCCGACGGCGGCTCGTACAAGCCACTGAACTGGATGAGCCCACCCTGCACGCTCACCGTCCGCGACCCCGAGCCGGACGAGGACGGCGTCGCCGCGGTGTGGACGGTGCAGAACGGCAAGACCGACGACCGCCTGGTGATCAGCCTGCACGAGGTCCTGCACGACTCCAACCACGACCTCGGCGTCGACCCCGGCCTGGTGAAGGACGGCGTCGAGGCGCACCTGCAGGTGCTGCTGGCCGAGCAGGTCGAGACGTTCGGGTCCGGCTGGCGGCTGGTGCGCCGCGAGTACCCGACGCCGATCGGCCCGGTCGACCTCCTCTGCCGCGACGAGCAGGGCGTCGCCGTCGCCGTCGAGGTGAAGCGGCGCGGCGAGATCGACGGCGTCGAGCAGCTCACCCGCTACCTCGACCTCCTCAACCGCGACCCGCTGCTCGCCCCGGTGCGCGGCGTGTTCGCGGCCCAGGAGATCAAGCCGCAGGCCCGCACGCTCGCCGTCGACCGCGGCATCACCTGCCTCACCGTCGACTACGACGCCCTCCGCGGCGTCGACGACCCCACGTCGCGGTTGTTCTGA
- a CDS encoding DUF2750 domain-containing protein, which translates to MSASAAQAAAFYREAMREGAVWGVRDETGFAAPLTGDGVRAMPFWSLRSRAEKVIQNVPAYAGFTVAKIPLTEWRERWLPGMIDDGLFVGINWSGEHATGHDVQPAEAEAALAATEP; encoded by the coding sequence ATGAGTGCGAGCGCAGCGCAGGCGGCAGCCTTCTACCGCGAGGCCATGCGCGAAGGCGCGGTCTGGGGTGTCCGAGACGAGACCGGGTTCGCCGCGCCACTGACCGGCGACGGTGTGCGCGCCATGCCCTTCTGGTCGCTGCGATCGCGAGCCGAGAAGGTCATCCAGAACGTGCCGGCCTATGCCGGGTTCACGGTGGCGAAGATTCCGCTGACTGAATGGCGTGAGCGGTGGCTGCCCGGCATGATCGATGACGGCCTGTTCGTTGGCATCAACTGGTCCGGCGAGCATGCCACCGGCCATGACGTACAGCCGGCCGAGGCGGAGGCGGCCCTTGCGGCGACGGAGCCTTGA
- the lpdA gene encoding dihydrolipoyl dehydrogenase yields the protein MSAHFDVVVLGAGPGGYTAAVRAAQLGKSVAVVESKYWGGVCLNVGCIPSKALLRNAELAHIVKNQADTFGLVFEGEVKADYSKAYERSRTVADGRVKGVHYLMKKNKITEFDGWGTFTDATTLDVRLNDGGNETVTFEHCIIAAGATTRLLPGTSLSSRVVTYEEQILESELPRRIVIAGAGAIGVEFGYVMANYGVEVTIVEFLDRMLPLEDPEVSKELARQYKKLGVDVRTSTRVESIDDSGDSVRVTVSSGDKQEVIEADKVLQAIGFAPRVDGYGLDKTGVRLTERGAIEVDDHLRTNVPSIYAIGDVTGKLLLAHAAEAMAVIAAETIAGADTMPVDYAMIPRATYCQPQVASFGYTEEQARKLGHEVKVSKFPFMANGKAHGLGDPVGFVKIIADAEHNELLGAHLIGPDVTELLPELTLAQLWDLTADEVGRNIHAHPTLSEAVKEAIHGISGHAINI from the coding sequence ATGAGTGCGCACTTCGATGTCGTCGTCCTGGGCGCCGGCCCCGGCGGGTACACCGCGGCCGTCCGCGCGGCCCAGCTGGGCAAGTCCGTCGCCGTCGTGGAGTCCAAGTACTGGGGCGGCGTCTGCCTCAACGTGGGCTGCATCCCGAGCAAGGCGCTGCTGCGCAACGCCGAACTGGCCCACATCGTCAAGAACCAGGCCGACACCTTCGGGCTGGTCTTCGAGGGCGAGGTCAAGGCCGACTACTCGAAGGCGTACGAGCGCAGCCGCACCGTCGCCGACGGCCGCGTCAAGGGCGTGCACTACCTGATGAAGAAGAACAAGATCACCGAGTTCGACGGCTGGGGGACGTTCACCGACGCCACCACGCTCGACGTCCGCCTGAACGACGGCGGCAACGAGACGGTCACGTTCGAGCACTGCATCATCGCCGCCGGCGCCACCACCCGCCTGCTGCCCGGCACGTCGCTGAGCTCGCGCGTCGTCACGTACGAGGAGCAGATCCTCGAGAGCGAGCTGCCGCGGCGCATCGTCATCGCGGGCGCCGGCGCCATCGGCGTGGAGTTCGGCTACGTCATGGCCAACTACGGTGTCGAGGTCACCATCGTCGAGTTCCTCGACCGCATGCTGCCGCTCGAGGACCCCGAGGTCTCCAAGGAACTGGCCCGCCAGTACAAGAAGCTCGGCGTCGACGTCCGCACCTCCACCCGGGTCGAGTCCATCGACGACTCCGGCGACTCCGTGCGTGTCACGGTGTCGTCCGGTGACAAACAGGAGGTCATCGAGGCCGACAAGGTCCTGCAGGCCATCGGCTTCGCCCCGCGCGTCGACGGCTACGGCCTCGACAAGACCGGCGTCCGGCTCACCGAGCGCGGCGCCATCGAGGTCGACGACCACCTGCGCACCAACGTCCCCAGCATCTACGCCATCGGCGACGTCACCGGCAAGCTGCTGCTCGCGCACGCCGCCGAGGCCATGGCCGTCATCGCCGCCGAGACCATCGCCGGCGCCGACACCATGCCCGTCGACTACGCCATGATCCCGCGGGCCACCTACTGCCAGCCGCAGGTCGCCAGTTTCGGCTACACCGAGGAACAGGCGCGCAAGCTGGGCCACGAGGTCAAGGTCTCGAAGTTCCCGTTCATGGCCAACGGCAAGGCGCACGGCCTCGGCGACCCCGTCGGCTTCGTCAAGATCATCGCCGACGCCGAGCACAACGAGCTGCTCGGCGCCCACCTCATCGGCCCTGACGTCACCGAGCTGCTGCCCGAGCTGACCCTCGCCCAGCTCTGGGACCTCACCGCCGACGAGGTCGGCCGCAACATCCACGCCCACCCGACGCTGTCCGAGGCGGTCAAAGAAGCCATCCACGGCATCTCCGGCCACGCGATCAACATCTAG